In the Streptomyces sp. cg36 genome, one interval contains:
- a CDS encoding MFS transporter: MSYRDLATRPVLTWALVTVGARAPVAMAPLAIVLMVRDRPDGYTLGAVLAAAYVVGEIVGAPVLGMRLSAERARPHLAAGLAGGALGFAGLGLAHAAHPVVLGACAFLAGGAPAATSGGLRAMLAALVPERAVTQAVSAESTLIFGIWSVAPAVTTCLALGVDAYLPMLLAAALMAAAVAGLWALPVGWRADTADRGGESMRRALWRAWPVYVTGAAGISLLALAELVLPALLEQRGIGIGWAGPLLAGFSAGSAVGAVAYGLRSWPGRLRAQSLVLLLAVSGCVVLVALAPGAVWLAVFLVLAGILQAGAMLTRNLLLRQVLPPSALAAGYSVMYAAVGAGYAVTGSLSGTLLRWVSPSTAILAGVGVTVLLTVIGAVREPRAAESGAAESGVAVPPGASPRPATTGTGRAGGPEGAPVDGRGDTEGAL; the protein is encoded by the coding sequence ATGAGCTACCGCGACCTGGCCACGCGCCCCGTCCTGACCTGGGCACTCGTCACAGTCGGGGCGCGTGCCCCGGTCGCGATGGCGCCCCTGGCGATCGTCCTCATGGTCCGCGACCGCCCCGACGGCTACACGCTCGGCGCGGTGCTGGCGGCGGCGTACGTGGTGGGCGAGATCGTCGGCGCGCCCGTCCTCGGCATGCGGCTGAGCGCCGAGCGCGCGCGGCCCCATCTGGCGGCCGGACTCGCGGGCGGCGCCCTGGGGTTCGCGGGTCTCGGCCTCGCGCACGCGGCGCATCCGGTGGTGCTGGGCGCGTGCGCCTTCCTGGCCGGGGGAGCGCCCGCGGCCACCTCCGGCGGGCTGCGGGCGATGCTCGCCGCGCTGGTGCCCGAGCGGGCGGTGACGCAGGCGGTGAGCGCCGAGTCGACGCTGATATTCGGCATCTGGTCGGTGGCCCCGGCCGTCACCACCTGTCTGGCGCTGGGCGTCGACGCGTACCTGCCGATGCTGCTGGCCGCCGCCCTGATGGCGGCGGCCGTCGCGGGCCTGTGGGCGCTGCCCGTCGGCTGGCGGGCGGACACCGCCGACCGGGGCGGCGAGTCCATGCGCCGCGCGCTGTGGCGGGCCTGGCCGGTGTACGTGACCGGCGCGGCCGGGATCTCGCTGCTGGCGCTCGCCGAACTCGTGCTGCCCGCGCTCCTGGAGCAGCGCGGGATCGGGATCGGCTGGGCGGGTCCGCTGCTCGCCGGGTTCTCCGCCGGGTCGGCGGTGGGCGCGGTCGCGTACGGGCTGCGCTCCTGGCCGGGGCGGCTGCGGGCGCAGAGCCTGGTGCTGCTGCTCGCGGTCTCGGGGTGCGTGGTGCTGGTCGCGCTGGCGCCGGGCGCGGTCTGGCTCGCGGTGTTCCTGGTGCTCGCCGGGATCCTCCAGGCGGGCGCGATGCTCACCCGCAACCTGCTGCTGCGCCAGGTGCTCCCGCCGAGCGCGCTGGCCGCCGGCTACTCGGTGATGTACGCGGCGGTGGGCGCCGGTTACGCGGTCACCGGAAGCCTCTCCGGCACCCTGCTGCGCTGGGTCTCGCCCTCGACGGCGATTCTGGCGGGGGTGGGCGTGACCGTACTGCTCACGGTGATCGGCGCCGTACGGGAGCCGAGGGCGGCGGAGTCCGGGGCGGCGGAGTCCGGGGTCGCCGTGCCGCCGGGGGCCTCACCCCGCCCGGCCACCACCGGCACCGGCCGCGCCGGCGGCCCGGAAGGTGCGCCGGTAGACGGTCGGGGGGACACCGAGGGCGCTCTGTAG
- a CDS encoding GlxA family transcriptional regulator codes for MTRPHHVVVLALDGLLPFELGIPQRIFGRARGDDAARTALYTVTTCSVRAPGPVRTDADFAVLVEHGPEALALADTVVVPASHELGPVYEEGVLTDELARAFAHVRPGTRMVSICTGGYVLAAAGYLDGRPATTHWAHAEHFQELFPAVAVDPDVLFVDDGDVLTSAGVAAGIDLCLHIVRRDHGASVANDVARRTVVPPHRDGGQAQYIRRPLPEPQVATTAGARGWALERLEDPIQLRDLAEREAMSVRTFTRRFREETGMSPGQWLTLQRVERARQLLESSDLSVDRIARDAGFGTATSLRQALQSALGVPPTVYRRTFRAAGAAGAGGGRAG; via the coding sequence GTGACCCGTCCCCACCACGTCGTCGTCCTGGCCCTCGACGGACTGCTCCCCTTCGAACTCGGCATCCCGCAGCGGATCTTCGGGCGGGCGCGCGGGGACGACGCCGCGCGGACCGCGCTGTACACGGTCACCACCTGCTCGGTGCGGGCGCCCGGCCCGGTGCGGACCGACGCCGACTTCGCCGTCCTGGTCGAGCACGGGCCCGAGGCGCTGGCGCTGGCCGACACCGTGGTGGTGCCCGCCTCGCACGAGCTGGGGCCGGTGTACGAGGAGGGGGTGCTGACGGACGAGCTCGCGCGGGCCTTCGCGCACGTACGGCCGGGTACGCGGATGGTGTCCATCTGCACCGGGGGCTATGTGCTGGCCGCCGCCGGATACCTGGACGGGCGGCCCGCCACCACGCACTGGGCGCACGCCGAGCACTTCCAGGAGCTCTTCCCGGCCGTCGCCGTCGACCCGGACGTGCTGTTCGTCGACGACGGGGACGTGCTGACCTCGGCCGGGGTCGCCGCCGGGATCGACCTGTGCCTGCACATCGTGCGCCGCGACCACGGGGCCTCGGTCGCCAACGACGTGGCGCGGCGCACGGTCGTACCGCCGCACCGCGACGGCGGACAGGCGCAGTACATCCGGCGCCCGCTGCCCGAGCCGCAGGTGGCGACCACGGCGGGCGCCCGCGGCTGGGCGCTGGAGCGGCTCGAAGACCCCATCCAGCTGAGGGACCTGGCGGAGCGTGAGGCGATGTCGGTACGGACGTTCACCCGCCGGTTCCGGGAGGAGACGGGGATGAGCCCCGGCCAGTGGCTCACCCTCCAGCGCGTGGAGCGGGCCCGGCAGCTGCTGGAATCGAGCGACCTGTCGGTGGACCGGATCGCGCGGGACGCCGGGTTCGGCACCGCGACCTCGCTGCGCCAGGCCCTACAGAGCGCCCTCGGTGTCCCCCCGACCGTCTACCGGCGCACCTTCCGGGCCGCCGGCGCGGCCGGTGCCGGTGGTGGCCGGGCGGGGTGA
- a CDS encoding MFS transporter, translating into MPQTTDAEARGAHTAPPAAPRRPRRLHRAWFVAAVTFVTIIGAAAFRSLPGLLIDPLHDEFGWSRGTIGAAVSVNLALYGLTAPFAAALMDRYGIRRIVAVALTVIAGGSGLTVFMHSAWQLMLCWGVLVGLGSGSMALAFAATVTNRWFTARRGLVTGILTAASASGQLIFLPVLSWLVEHHGWRPAAVTVALAALAVVPFVWLLLRDHPADVGLAPYGSEQYVAKPAPVPGAAGRAVKVLLSAVRTGPFWLLAGTFAICGASTNGLIQTHFVPAAHDHGMPVTAAAGLLAVIGVFDVAGTIFSGWLTDRFASRRLLATYYALRGISLLFLPMLLAPSVHPPMLFFIVFYGLDWVATVPPTLALCREHYGEDSAIVFGWVLASHQVGAAVVAFLGGLARDAFGSYDMVWYGSGALCAVAALMALVIRRPGAGAAPRVLAEPAAA; encoded by the coding sequence ATGCCGCAGACAACCGACGCCGAAGCCCGGGGCGCGCACACCGCGCCCCCGGCCGCGCCCCGGCGCCCCCGCCGACTCCACCGCGCCTGGTTCGTCGCCGCCGTCACCTTCGTGACGATCATCGGCGCCGCCGCCTTCCGGTCGCTGCCGGGCCTGCTGATCGACCCGCTGCACGACGAGTTCGGCTGGTCGCGCGGGACGATCGGGGCGGCGGTCTCCGTGAACCTCGCGCTGTACGGACTCACCGCCCCCTTCGCCGCCGCGCTGATGGACCGGTACGGCATCCGCCGGATCGTCGCGGTCGCGCTCACCGTCATAGCCGGCGGGTCCGGGCTCACCGTCTTCATGCACTCCGCCTGGCAGCTGATGCTCTGCTGGGGCGTGCTGGTGGGCCTGGGCAGCGGGTCGATGGCGCTGGCCTTCGCCGCGACCGTCACCAACCGGTGGTTCACCGCCCGGCGCGGTCTGGTCACCGGCATCCTGACCGCCGCCTCCGCCTCCGGCCAGCTGATCTTCCTGCCGGTGCTCTCCTGGCTGGTGGAGCACCACGGCTGGCGCCCGGCCGCCGTCACGGTCGCGCTCGCGGCCCTCGCGGTGGTGCCGTTCGTCTGGCTGCTGCTGCGCGACCACCCGGCGGACGTGGGGCTCGCCCCGTACGGCTCGGAGCAGTACGTGGCGAAGCCCGCGCCCGTGCCCGGTGCGGCCGGGCGCGCGGTGAAGGTGCTGCTCTCGGCGGTGCGCACCGGGCCGTTCTGGCTGCTCGCGGGCACCTTCGCGATCTGCGGCGCCTCCACCAACGGCCTCATCCAGACCCACTTCGTGCCCGCCGCGCACGACCACGGCATGCCGGTGACGGCCGCCGCCGGACTGCTCGCCGTCATCGGCGTCTTCGACGTGGCCGGGACGATCTTCTCCGGCTGGCTCACCGACCGCTTCGCATCCCGCCGCCTGCTCGCCACGTACTACGCCCTGCGCGGCATCTCGCTGCTCTTCCTGCCGATGCTGCTCGCGCCCTCCGTCCATCCGCCGATGCTCTTCTTCATCGTCTTCTACGGCCTGGACTGGGTCGCCACCGTCCCGCCGACCCTCGCGCTCTGCCGCGAGCACTACGGCGAGGACAGCGCCATCGTCTTCGGCTGGGTGCTCGCCTCCCACCAGGTGGGCGCGGCGGTCGTCGCCTTCCTCGGCGGTCTGGCGCGCGACGCCTTCGGCTCGTACGACATGGTCTGGTACGGCTCGGGCGCGCTGTGCGCGGTGGCCGCGCTGATGGCCCTGGTGATCCGCCGCCCCGGCGCGGGCGCGGCGCCCCGCGTTTTGGCGGAACCCGCCGCCGCGTGA
- a CDS encoding flavin reductase family protein — MAATVVRYLRSVGAPATAPAEPVEALPRPDLRAVRDDERLPVDPAEFRGVLGHFATGVTVITAHDDAGPTGFACQSFASLSLDPPLVVFMVGRTSTTWPRIARAGVFCVNVLGAGQGALCRAFAVSGADKFAGVDHEPAPVTGSPRLAGVPAWVDCRIRTVHTGGDHLIVVGRVEALGGTAEGDPLLFHRGRFGRFSA; from the coding sequence ATGGCGGCGACCGTCGTCCGATACCTGCGGTCCGTCGGCGCGCCGGCCACGGCCCCCGCCGAGCCCGTCGAAGCCCTGCCCCGACCCGACTTACGGGCCGTACGCGACGACGAACGGCTGCCCGTCGACCCCGCCGAATTCCGGGGCGTCCTCGGCCACTTCGCCACCGGCGTCACCGTCATCACGGCCCACGACGACGCGGGCCCGACCGGCTTCGCCTGCCAGTCCTTCGCGTCCCTCTCCCTGGACCCGCCCCTGGTGGTCTTCATGGTGGGCCGCACCTCCACGACCTGGCCGCGCATCGCGCGCGCGGGGGTGTTCTGCGTGAACGTCCTGGGGGCCGGACAGGGCGCGCTGTGCCGGGCGTTCGCGGTCAGCGGCGCCGACAAGTTCGCGGGCGTGGACCACGAACCGGCCCCGGTGACCGGCTCCCCGCGCCTGGCGGGCGTACCGGCCTGGGTCGACTGCCGCATCCGGACCGTCCACACCGGCGGCGACCACCTCATCGTCGTCGGCCGCGTGGAGGCGCTGGGCGGGACGGCGGAGGGGGATCCGCTGCTGTTCCACCGGGGGCGGTTCGGGCGGTTCAGCGCGTGA
- a CDS encoding enoyl-CoA hydratase/isomerase family protein: MHVVDGGVSWITLNRPEALNAVTREQRERVIALLADASADPAVRAVVLTATGRGFCAGADLRGGAAAAGERVAGDVARTIRLGAQRLIAAVLDCEKPVVAAVNGTAAGIGAHLAFACDLVLAAESARFIEVFVRRGLVPDGGGAYLLPRLVGPRRAKELMFFGDAVAAADAERLGLVNRVVPDAELPRVAREWAERLAAGPTRSLALAKQLVNASLDTDRATAFAAEAAAQEINMTTRDAQEGVASFVERRTPEYRGL, translated from the coding sequence CTGCACGTCGTCGACGGCGGTGTCTCCTGGATCACCCTCAACCGGCCCGAGGCGCTGAACGCGGTCACCCGGGAGCAGCGCGAACGCGTCATCGCCCTGCTCGCCGACGCCTCCGCCGACCCCGCCGTACGGGCGGTGGTGCTCACCGCGACGGGCCGGGGCTTCTGCGCGGGCGCCGATCTGCGGGGCGGCGCGGCGGCGGCCGGCGAGCGGGTCGCGGGGGACGTGGCCCGGACGATCCGGCTGGGCGCGCAGCGGCTGATCGCGGCCGTACTGGACTGCGAGAAGCCGGTGGTCGCGGCCGTGAACGGGACGGCCGCCGGGATCGGCGCGCATCTGGCGTTCGCCTGCGACCTGGTGCTGGCCGCCGAGTCGGCGCGGTTCATCGAGGTGTTCGTGCGGCGCGGGCTCGTCCCGGACGGCGGCGGCGCGTATCTGCTGCCCCGGCTGGTCGGGCCGCGGCGGGCCAAGGAGCTGATGTTCTTCGGGGACGCGGTCGCGGCGGCCGACGCCGAGCGGCTCGGGCTGGTCAACCGGGTGGTGCCGGATGCCGAGCTGCCGCGGGTGGCACGGGAGTGGGCGGAGCGGCTGGCGGCCGGGCCGACGCGTTCGCTGGCGCTGGCCAAGCAGTTGGTGAACGCCTCCCTGGACACCGACCGCGCGACCGCGTTCGCGGCCGAGGCCGCCGCCCAGGAGATCAACATGACCACCCGGGACGCACAGGAGGGAGTGGCGAGCTTCGTGGAGCGCAGGACGCCCGAGTACCGGGGACTGTAG
- a CDS encoding acetate--CoA ligase family protein, with translation MLGSTHGTLTTDLRARVVACGEQPRPGAVHGTAAAEGDRDVSGRPLHAPAPDLDRFFRPESVAVIGASDAEGRPNTGITRQLIDWAGRVGARVHPVHPTRASVFGLPCAATVADLPEQVDLAVLLVADPLPLIEELAEAKVKFAVAFASGFAETGADGAAAQERLAAAVGRSGMRLLGPNTNLNAFERFRDDLTGPAIALITQSGHQGRPLFTLQELGIRLSHWAPTGNEADLDTADFLSYFAERPEVGAIACYLEGIKDGRSFLLAADRAARARVPVVAVKVGRTETGARTAASHTGKLTGADQVVDAAMRQYGVIRVDGLDELQDTAALLARARKPVAEGVVVYSISGGTGAHFADLATAAGLPLPTLSEAKQAELHEWIPPYLNVSNPVDNGGHPVGDWRGPKIIDALLADPAVGVLICPITGPFPPMSDQLARDLVAAAERTDKLVCVVWGSPVGTEAAYRETLLGSSRVATFRTFGNCVGAVRAYLAHHRFTAAYRSPFDEAPRVPSPSFRKAQALMRPGQQLSEHAAKQLLRAYGIRVPREQLVTSAAAAVRAAGLVGYPVVMKASGTRLAHKTELGLVKVGLTSASQVRDAYRELTDTARYEGVDLDGILVCQMVARGVEMVVGVTHDALFGPTVTVGLGGVLVEVLGDAAVRVPPFGEEQARDMLGELRGRALFEGVRGGPPVDVDALVEVVLRVQRMALELGGELSELDINPLMVLPRGQGAVALDALVVCR, from the coding sequence ATGCTTGGATCGACTCACGGCACCCTCACGACCGACCTCCGCGCACGGGTGGTCGCCTGCGGCGAGCAGCCCCGGCCCGGCGCCGTCCACGGCACGGCCGCCGCCGAGGGCGACCGGGACGTCAGCGGCCGGCCGCTGCACGCGCCCGCGCCCGACCTGGACCGCTTCTTCCGGCCCGAATCGGTCGCCGTCATCGGCGCCTCCGACGCCGAGGGCCGCCCCAACACCGGGATCACCCGGCAGCTGATCGACTGGGCGGGCCGGGTGGGCGCCCGGGTCCACCCGGTGCACCCGACCCGCGCCTCGGTCTTCGGGCTGCCCTGCGCCGCCACCGTGGCCGACCTGCCCGAACAGGTCGACCTCGCGGTCCTGCTGGTGGCCGACCCGCTGCCGCTGATCGAGGAACTCGCCGAGGCCAAGGTGAAGTTCGCGGTCGCGTTCGCCTCCGGGTTCGCCGAGACCGGCGCGGACGGCGCCGCCGCCCAGGAACGGCTCGCCGCCGCCGTGGGGCGCTCCGGGATGCGGCTGCTCGGCCCCAACACCAACCTCAACGCCTTCGAGCGCTTCCGGGACGACCTCACCGGGCCCGCGATCGCCCTGATCACCCAGTCCGGCCACCAGGGCCGCCCCCTGTTCACCCTCCAGGAGTTGGGCATCCGCCTCTCCCACTGGGCGCCCACCGGCAACGAGGCCGACCTCGACACCGCCGACTTCCTCTCGTACTTCGCCGAGCGGCCCGAGGTCGGCGCCATCGCCTGCTATCTGGAGGGGATCAAGGACGGGCGCTCCTTCCTGCTGGCCGCCGACCGGGCGGCGCGCGCCCGGGTGCCGGTGGTCGCGGTGAAGGTCGGGCGCACCGAGACCGGTGCGCGCACCGCCGCCTCGCACACCGGCAAACTGACCGGCGCGGACCAGGTGGTGGACGCGGCGATGCGGCAGTACGGCGTGATCCGGGTGGACGGCCTCGACGAGCTCCAGGACACCGCGGCCCTGCTCGCCCGCGCCCGCAAACCGGTCGCCGAAGGGGTCGTCGTCTACTCGATCTCGGGCGGCACCGGCGCGCACTTCGCGGACCTGGCGACGGCGGCCGGGCTGCCGCTGCCCACCCTCTCCGAGGCCAAGCAGGCCGAGCTGCACGAGTGGATCCCGCCGTACCTGAACGTCTCCAACCCGGTGGACAACGGCGGCCATCCGGTGGGCGACTGGCGCGGCCCGAAGATCATCGACGCGCTCCTCGCCGACCCGGCGGTGGGCGTGCTGATCTGCCCGATCACCGGGCCCTTCCCGCCGATGAGCGACCAGCTGGCGCGGGACCTGGTGGCCGCGGCCGAGCGGACCGACAAACTGGTCTGCGTGGTGTGGGGCTCACCGGTGGGGACCGAGGCCGCCTACCGCGAGACGCTGCTCGGCTCCTCGCGGGTCGCCACCTTCCGTACGTTCGGCAACTGCGTCGGCGCCGTCCGCGCCTACCTCGCCCACCACCGGTTCACCGCCGCCTACCGCTCGCCGTTCGACGAGGCGCCCCGGGTGCCCTCGCCGTCGTTCCGCAAGGCGCAGGCGCTGATGCGGCCGGGCCAGCAGCTCAGCGAGCACGCGGCGAAGCAGCTGCTGCGGGCGTACGGCATCCGGGTGCCGCGCGAGCAGCTGGTGACCAGCGCGGCGGCGGCCGTGCGGGCGGCCGGTCTGGTCGGCTACCCCGTGGTGATGAAGGCGTCCGGCACCCGGCTCGCCCACAAGACCGAACTCGGCCTGGTCAAGGTCGGGTTGACCTCGGCGAGCCAGGTGCGCGACGCGTACCGCGAACTGACCGACACCGCCCGGTACGAGGGGGTCGACCTCGACGGCATCCTCGTCTGCCAGATGGTGGCGCGGGGCGTGGAGATGGTCGTCGGCGTCACGCACGACGCGCTGTTCGGCCCGACCGTCACCGTCGGGCTCGGCGGGGTGCTGGTGGAGGTGCTGGGCGACGCGGCCGTACGCGTGCCGCCGTTCGGCGAGGAGCAGGCCCGGGACATGCTCGGCGAACTGCGCGGCAGAGCGCTCTTCGAAGGGGTGCGCGGCGGGCCGCCGGTGGACGTGGACGCGCTGGTCGAGGTGGTCCTGCGGGTGCAGCGGATGGCCCTGGAACTCGGCGGCGAGCTGTCCGAGCTGGACATCAACCCCCTGATGGTCCTGCCACGCGGCCAGGGCGCGGTGGCGCTGGACGCGCTGGTGGTGTGCCGGTGA
- a CDS encoding flavin-containing monooxygenase: MATNDPTRPVYVIGGGPGGLAVAAALRGRGIRAVVLEKADAVGDSWRHHYDRLHLHTTRRLSALPGLKMPRSFGRWVSRDDMVRYLETYARVHEVETVTGVEVSRVERAGDGWLLHATGGRRLTGRAVVVATGHNHTPYLPDWPGADGFTGELLHARDYRSPAPYAGRDVLVVGAGNTGAEIAADLAGGGAGRVRLAVRTAPHILRRSTAGWPAQASGILVRRLPVAVVDRAAGALARLSVPDLSAQGLPRPDTGLYARVREGAIPVQDVGLVAAVRSGRVEPVAAVEAFEGGKVVLADGSLLSPEVVVAATGYRRALEPLVGHLGVLDGRGRPTVRGGRAPANAPGLHFTGFTHPISGTLRELGIDARKIARAVART; this comes from the coding sequence ATGGCCACCAACGACCCCACCAGACCCGTCTACGTCATCGGCGGCGGACCCGGCGGACTCGCGGTCGCCGCCGCGCTGCGCGGCCGGGGCATACGGGCCGTCGTCCTGGAGAAGGCCGACGCCGTGGGCGACTCCTGGCGCCACCACTACGACCGGCTCCACCTGCACACCACCCGGCGCCTCTCCGCGCTGCCCGGCCTCAAGATGCCGCGCTCCTTCGGGCGCTGGGTGTCGCGGGACGACATGGTGCGCTATCTGGAGACGTACGCGCGCGTGCACGAGGTGGAGACCGTCACCGGCGTCGAGGTCTCCCGCGTCGAGCGCGCCGGGGACGGCTGGCTGCTGCACGCCACCGGCGGACGCCGGCTGACCGGGCGGGCGGTCGTGGTGGCGACCGGGCACAACCACACCCCGTACCTGCCCGACTGGCCCGGCGCCGACGGCTTCACCGGTGAGCTGCTGCACGCGCGCGACTACCGCTCGCCCGCCCCGTACGCCGGAAGGGACGTCCTCGTCGTGGGCGCGGGCAACACGGGCGCCGAGATCGCCGCGGACCTGGCCGGGGGCGGGGCCGGGCGGGTGCGGCTCGCGGTGCGGACCGCGCCGCACATCCTGCGCCGCTCCACCGCGGGCTGGCCCGCCCAGGCGTCCGGCATCCTGGTGCGGCGGCTGCCGGTCGCGGTGGTGGACCGGGCGGCCGGGGCGCTGGCCCGCCTCTCGGTGCCCGACCTCTCCGCACAGGGGCTGCCGCGCCCGGACACCGGCCTCTACGCGCGCGTGCGCGAGGGCGCCATCCCGGTGCAGGACGTGGGGCTGGTGGCGGCCGTGCGGTCGGGGCGGGTCGAGCCGGTGGCGGCGGTCGAGGCGTTCGAGGGCGGCAAGGTGGTGCTGGCCGACGGCAGCCTCCTCTCGCCCGAGGTGGTCGTCGCGGCGACCGGCTACCGCCGCGCCCTGGAACCGCTCGTGGGCCACCTCGGCGTACTGGACGGCCGGGGCCGCCCCACCGTGCGCGGCGGACGCGCCCCGGCGAACGCCCCCGGTCTCCACTTCACCGGCTTCACCCACCCCATCAGCGGCACGCTGCGCGAGCTCGGCATCGACGCCCGGAAGATCGCCCGGGCGGTCGCGCGCACCTGA
- a CDS encoding DoxX family protein produces MDSVWLTGAEWLAVLRIGLGLWWLESWRHKDKKGWFERGTGIAWAADVASKHRWAAVRSGFDTVVKPRPRTMAYVVVYAELALGLGLVAGFLTPVALAGGLVLNLLYLVLMIHDWAEQGQNAMMALISVVALFAMSWQRWSLDEAMGWFR; encoded by the coding sequence ATGGACTCGGTCTGGCTCACCGGCGCCGAATGGCTCGCCGTCCTGCGCATCGGCCTCGGCCTGTGGTGGCTGGAGAGCTGGCGCCACAAGGACAAGAAGGGCTGGTTCGAGCGCGGCACCGGCATCGCCTGGGCGGCGGACGTGGCGTCCAAACACCGCTGGGCGGCGGTCCGCAGCGGCTTCGACACGGTGGTCAAGCCCCGGCCGCGGACCATGGCGTACGTGGTGGTGTACGCGGAACTCGCCCTGGGCCTCGGCCTGGTGGCGGGCTTCCTGACCCCGGTCGCACTGGCCGGCGGCCTGGTCCTCAACCTCCTCTACCTCGTCCTGATGATCCACGACTGGGCCGAGCAGGGGCAGAACGCGATGATGGCGCTGATCTCGGTGGTGGCCCTGTTCGCGATGTCGTGGCAGAGGTGGTCGCTGGACGAGGCGATGGGGTGGTTCCGGTGA
- a CDS encoding Zn-ribbon domain-containing OB-fold protein: protein MGGADAATPVVDAFTRAYWDAAAEGHLLIRRCGACGRAHHYPREFCPHCWSEDVAWERASGRATLYTWSRVHRNDLPPFGARVPYVAAVVTLEEGPRMMSEVVGAGELRPEMALRVVFRVQGALQVPVFRPDHE, encoded by the coding sequence GTGGGTGGGGCGGACGCGGCTACGCCGGTGGTCGACGCCTTCACGCGCGCGTACTGGGACGCGGCGGCCGAGGGGCACCTCCTGATCCGGCGCTGCGGGGCGTGCGGGCGGGCCCACCACTACCCGCGCGAGTTCTGCCCGCACTGCTGGAGCGAGGACGTGGCCTGGGAGCGGGCGAGTGGCCGGGCCACGCTGTACACGTGGTCCCGCGTCCACCGCAACGACCTGCCGCCCTTCGGGGCGAGGGTGCCGTACGTCGCGGCGGTGGTGACGTTGGAGGAGGGGCCTCGGATGATGAGTGAGGTGGTGGGGGCGGGGGAGTTGCGTCCCGAGATGGCTCTGCGGGTGGTGTTCCGGGTGCAGGGGGCACTTCAGGTACCGGTGTTCCGCCCGGACCATGAGTAG
- a CDS encoding pyridoxal 5'-phosphate synthase yields the protein MEFQEYLHTLRVWDVELPHFDPATAPAAPVPLFQEWLMHAGRAGQAEPHTMTLATVDGEGRPDVRTVMLHGADEHGWSFGSHATSAKGRQLAAVPDAALGFYWPAVGRQVRVRGVVTPAPADASLADLHARSTGALAAALVGHQSEVLGSLEELAVASEAAWVRAAAEADAAVPGWRLYVLRPVEVEFFQGDARRRHVRLRYTRTPSGWTHHLLWP from the coding sequence ATGGAATTCCAGGAGTACCTGCACACCCTGCGCGTCTGGGACGTCGAACTGCCGCACTTCGACCCGGCGACCGCGCCCGCCGCGCCCGTGCCGCTGTTCCAGGAGTGGCTGATGCACGCGGGCCGCGCCGGACAGGCCGAGCCGCACACGATGACGCTCGCCACCGTCGACGGCGAGGGGCGGCCCGACGTGCGCACGGTGATGCTGCACGGTGCCGACGAGCACGGGTGGTCGTTCGGGTCGCACGCCACCAGTGCGAAGGGGCGGCAGCTGGCGGCCGTTCCCGATGCCGCGCTCGGGTTCTACTGGCCCGCCGTCGGGCGGCAGGTCCGGGTACGGGGTGTGGTGACCCCGGCCCCCGCGGACGCCTCCCTGGCCGATCTGCACGCCCGGTCGACCGGGGCGCTCGCCGCGGCGCTCGTGGGACACCAGAGCGAGGTGCTGGGGTCCCTGGAGGAGCTGGCCGTTGCCTCGGAGGCCGCCTGGGTCCGGGCCGCCGCCGAGGCGGATGCGGCGGTGCCGGGGTGGCGGCTGTACGTCCTGCGGCCGGTGGAGGTCGAGTTCTTCCAGGGGGACGCGCGGCGCAGGCACGTACGGCTGCGGTACACCCGAACCCCCTCGGGCTGGACCCACCACCTCCTGTGGCCGTAG